From a single Herbiconiux sp. SALV-R1 genomic region:
- a CDS encoding creatininase family protein yields the protein MTLLRLGEASWTDVRDHVDAGGTLAFLPFGALEQHGPHLPLSTDTLQCTAIAERLAEHYSALLLPPVCYGSTWDNAAFPGTVSLKPSTVAALCTDIVEAVWSFGVTTLVVVNGDYGNRAPVHAAAAALGGAGDVLVLDYPGLVEVGDAVKESPWAAPGLCHADELETSMVLAIEPSLVRPERYEAAYPQLPADFGTRPIPFDTLSPSGVFGDPRASTAEKGETIISFVVARSIEQIDSHRGWASGDRRHDPSV from the coding sequence ATGACGCTGCTGAGACTGGGCGAGGCGAGCTGGACCGACGTGCGCGACCATGTCGACGCGGGCGGCACCCTCGCGTTCCTCCCTTTCGGCGCGCTCGAACAGCACGGGCCGCACCTCCCGCTCTCGACCGACACCCTTCAGTGCACGGCGATCGCCGAGCGGCTCGCCGAGCACTACTCGGCCCTGCTCCTGCCGCCGGTCTGCTACGGCAGCACCTGGGACAACGCGGCGTTTCCCGGAACGGTGTCGCTGAAGCCCTCCACCGTCGCCGCCCTCTGCACCGACATCGTCGAAGCCGTCTGGTCGTTCGGCGTCACCACCCTCGTCGTGGTGAACGGCGATTACGGCAATCGCGCGCCGGTGCACGCCGCAGCCGCTGCCCTTGGCGGGGCCGGCGACGTGCTGGTGCTCGACTACCCGGGGCTCGTGGAGGTGGGCGACGCGGTGAAGGAGTCGCCCTGGGCGGCTCCCGGTCTCTGCCACGCCGACGAGCTCGAGACCTCCATGGTGCTCGCGATCGAGCCGAGCCTGGTGAGGCCCGAGCGCTACGAGGCAGCCTATCCCCAGCTGCCGGCCGACTTCGGCACGCGGCCCATCCCCTTCGACACCCTCTCGCCGAGCGGCGTGTTCGGTGACCCGCGCGCCTCGACCGCGGAGAAGGGCGAGACCATCATCTCGTTCGTGGTCGCCCGTTCGATCGAGCAGATCGACTCCCACCGCGGCTGGGCGTCGGGAGACCGGAGGCACGACCCGTCGGTCTGA